From the Cohaesibacter sp. ES.047 genome, the window CGCTGCCAACATCAATTTCGCAAGGATCTGTCTCTTCTTCATTCTGGATCTCGCGCGTTGCGTCCCTTTGTCTCGCTGCTATGCAAAAACTTCTGCAAGGATAGGCTTTCAGCGCTAAAGATTCCTTTAACCCTCATTGAAAAAGCCCGCGAAAGTTAAGCCCTTCTCAAACCATGTAATGACTGGCCAAGAGCCCGACTTTGCTTATAGCATCGATCCCACTGTTAAATTTGGCGTGATTTTTGTGCGCTGCAAACCAAAGTCGCACAGCGCTTGTCACACCCGAGAGGTGATTGGACACGACACGAAAGACAAGACTGCGGTCTGTCTTCTCTGTCATCCATCTCCCCGGCGGCGGCTCTGTGCAATGAGGCATGAATAGGGCAAACCTATGGCGAAAACCAAGCCTATCGTTGTTGTGACGCGCAAGCTTCCTGATGTTGTGGAAACACGGATGCGCGAGTTGTTCGACACGCGCCTGAATGAAAGTGACAGGCCGATGAGTCAGGCAGAGCTGGTCGAGGCGGTCAAAATGGCCGATGTGCTGGTGCCGACGGTCACGGACCGGATCGATTCCCACGTCATTTCGCAGGCCGGTGACTCGTTCAAGCTTATTGCCAATTTCGGCAATGGTGTCGACAATATCGATGTGGCCGCCGCCAATGCGCGCTCTATCACCGTCACCAACACCCCCGGCGTGCTGACCGAGGATACCGCGGATATGACCATGGCCCTCATGCTGGCCGTGCCCCGCCGCCTGATGGATGGCGTTGCAGTCATCAAGGAAAAGCCGTCCTGGACTGGCTGGTCACCAACCTGGATGCTGGGCAACCGCATCTGGGGCAAAAGGCTCGGGATCATCGGCATGGGTCGAATCGGTCAGGCCGTCGCCCGCCGGGCCAAGGCTTTCGGGATGCAGATTCATTATCACAATCGCCGGCGATTGCCGGAGGCCATCGAACAGGAGCTGGAGTCGACCTATTGGGACAGTCTTGATCAGATGCTCGCCCGCATGGACGTCATTTCCATCCATTGTCCGCACACTCCGGCGACCTATCATCTGCTCTCGGCGCGCCGTTTGAAGCTGATCAGGCAGGATGCCTATCTGGTCAACACGGCCCGCGGTGAGGTGATCGACGAAAATGCCTTAACGCGCATGCTGCTCAATGGCGAACTCGCCGGGGCGGGGCTTGACGTGTTCGAGCATGAACCGGCGGTTAATCCGAAGCTGGTCGATTGTGATCGCGTGGTGCTGATCCCGCACATGGGGTCGGCCACCAAGGAAGGACGTGCCGATATGGGCGACAAGGTCATCATCAACATCAAGACCTTCATGGATGGCCATCGCCCGCCCGATCGCGTGTTGATGTCGATGCTATAGAAGGCGGGGGCGAGATGCCCCCCCGTCACGCACGCGATCCATTTGACCTTATCTGGCCTATTCTGATCTTATCTGGCCTTATCTGGCCTTATCTGGCCTTATCTGGCCTGCGGCGATAGCGGATGGTCTCGAACCGGGCCGATCTGGCGTCATAGAGCAAAAGTCGACCGACCAATCCCTCACCAAGGCCGACGATTTCCTTGATGGCTTCCACCGCCTGTAGGGAACCGATGACACCGGTGAGCGCACCAAGCACACCCGCTTCGGCACAGGAGGGAATGCTGCCCGGCTCGGGCTTTTTGGGAAACAGATCCCGATAACGCGGGTTGAGCTTGCCTTTTTCGTCGCTTTCAAAGGGCTTGAGCGTCGTGATCGAGCCATCAAACAGCCCCACCGCAGCGGTGATCAGCGGCACTTTCGCCTCTTCGCAAAGGTCAGCCACCGCATAGCGCGTGTCGAAATTGTCTGTGCCATCGATCACAAGATCGTATTCACCAATGAGCGCGAGCCCGTTCGTCGTGTCAAGCCTCGTCTGGTGCGTCCTGATCTCAACATGGGGATTGATGCGCGCAAGACTGCGAGCGGCGCTTTCCACCTTCGGCTCACCGATGCTTTCCGTATCGTGGATGACCTGCCTTTGCAGGTTTGACAGCGAAACCACGTCATCATCGATGCTGCCCAGCACACCCACACCAGCAGCGGCGAGATAGGCCAGCACGGGTGAGCCCAATCCGCCAGCTCCGACCACGAGTACGCGGGACTGTTTCAGTTTCTGCTGCCCCGCACCCCCGACATCCCGCAACAGGATGTGACGTGCGTAGCGTTCAAGTTCCAGATCGTCGAGCATGACTTGGCTCTTTGTTGTGTTCGAGGGAGCCTCGGAGACTGAAGGAGCCCCTGAGACTAGAAAGAGAAGGGAACGGCTATATATCTCAGATCCGGACCTTCAAAACCGCGACTGAAAATACCGACGAGGGCGGCTCCGTAATGGTTGCCAAGATGGCGATCGGGTGCGAAGGCCGCAATCAGATGATAGCGCTCCGGACATCCACGGGATTTGGGGGCGCTGCCCTCATCATGAAGATCCACCTGCGTGCCGTCGGGCTTGGTCATGGACAAAGCAAATCCCATAACACGGTCGTTCGGCGTGGCGCAATCATTGAGATCCTGAACATCGATGTTGCTCAATTGCAGACGATAGGGGCCTGGCTGACCGGTCAGCATGGGATGGATGGTCTGGTTGAAGACCAGCTCATCCTTCTTGCCATGCTCATTGAGGGGGGAGGCAGCCATCAACACGCCGGTCGTCGAAATATTGTAGCGCTGCATGAGGGGTGTTGCTTCTTCGAAGGCCCGGATGCGCGCGGCGAGCATGGGCTGATTGTCCTGCTCGATCAACACGCGGATCGGGGTATCGGACACCCAGCTGTCGTTTTTGAGATCAACGATGTAGATGTTGGAATAGGGGAAACCGGATCCGTCCTGAACACCAAATTCCTCAAAGGCGAAATAGCGCCCGTTCTGATCAGAGGAAAAGCCATGCGAGCGAAATTCCGCCGCGTCGCCAGCCCGTGCGGCGGAGATCGGCAGGAACAGACAGAGAAGAAGACAAAGGCGAAACAGCAGGCTTTGACGGGTCACAATGGTTGGCATCGATAGGCTCTCCGTTTCATATCGGCTCCGATA encodes:
- a CDS encoding DUF2259 domain-containing protein; its protein translation is MPTIVTRQSLLFRLCLLLCLFLPISAARAGDAAEFRSHGFSSDQNGRYFAFEEFGVQDGSGFPYSNIYIVDLKNDSWVSDTPIRVLIEQDNQPMLAARIRAFEEATPLMQRYNISTTGVLMAASPLNEHGKKDELVFNQTIHPMLTGQPGPYRLQLSNIDVQDLNDCATPNDRVMGFALSMTKPDGTQVDLHDEGSAPKSRGCPERYHLIAAFAPDRHLGNHYGAALVGIFSRGFEGPDLRYIAVPFSF
- a CDS encoding D-glycerate dehydrogenase translates to MAKTKPIVVVTRKLPDVVETRMRELFDTRLNESDRPMSQAELVEAVKMADVLVPTVTDRIDSHVISQAGDSFKLIANFGNGVDNIDVAAANARSITVTNTPGVLTEDTADMTMALMLAVPRRLMDGVAVIKEKPSWTGWSPTWMLGNRIWGKRLGIIGMGRIGQAVARRAKAFGMQIHYHNRRRLPEAIEQELESTYWDSLDQMLARMDVISIHCPHTPATYHLLSARRLKLIRQDAYLVNTARGEVIDENALTRMLLNGELAGAGLDVFEHEPAVNPKLVDCDRVVLIPHMGSATKEGRADMGDKVIINIKTFMDGHRPPDRVLMSML
- a CDS encoding molybdopterin-synthase adenylyltransferase MoeB, whose amino-acid sequence is MLDDLELERYARHILLRDVGGAGQQKLKQSRVLVVGAGGLGSPVLAYLAAAGVGVLGSIDDDVVSLSNLQRQVIHDTESIGEPKVESAARSLARINPHVEIRTHQTRLDTTNGLALIGEYDLVIDGTDNFDTRYAVADLCEEAKVPLITAAVGLFDGSITTLKPFESDEKGKLNPRYRDLFPKKPEPGSIPSCAEAGVLGALTGVIGSLQAVEAIKEIVGLGEGLVGRLLLYDARSARFETIRYRRRPDKAR